The Alnus glutinosa chromosome 1, dhAlnGlut1.1, whole genome shotgun sequence region GTCAGAGAGAGTACAGCAAAAACTACACCAAGTCAATTTAGCCGCTAAAGAACATCTTTCTCCTGTCCAAGACCATGTCAATTTCACCCttcaggttctctctctctctctctctctctctctcattggtTTATGGAGCTTTCTGGGTTGTTAGAAGATAGTTATTCTGATATGGGTGTATTGTATATCTGATGGGTATTTGTTCATTGTTTCTTCTATTTAATTTCTGAGAACCTGGTGAAAAATAAATGGGTGGGGTATTGGACTCCATTTGGTTTCtgagaaaaattaattaattaggggTTCTTACAATTATTTTCTCAATGATCATTGCCTGCAGCAAGCATACTTCAAATGCGCGTACGAGTGCTTTGATAGGAGAAGAGACCATGATGAGATCAGCAATTGTGTAGAAAATTGCAGCGTTCCAGTTGTTAGATCTCAACAGATGGTTGAGAACGAGATGGCCAAGTTTCAAGTAagttattttccttttaattttcgccattcttatttttattcagTTTCTCTCATTGATTCTGTTCGTTTCAGAGCAATTTATTTCCTGTCCAAATTTGAtgtccaagaaaaaaaaaaaattatatgcaaaGAAACTTGTTTATAGGATATGTTGCTGAAAAAAACATGATACTTTCcacgattttttttcttttaaaggatGCTTGATTACCTTTGAGGGAACAATTTTCTGTCCAAACAAACTGAGTTGAGCTTTAGGTTTAATGTGATTGCTTTTAATTGGAgcttaatatttaatattataa contains the following coding sequences:
- the LOC133882791 gene encoding uncharacterized protein LOC133882791, with translation MDHIAAAEERIVSERVQQKLHQVNLAAKEHLSPVQDHVNFTLQQAYFKCAYECFDRRRDHDEISNCVENCSVPVVRSQQMVENEMAKFQERMNRSLMVCQDKYESAKLQKKPGALNELESCVDQSTQDSIKMLPHLAGKLKASFFISD